The nucleotide sequence ACCTCATGGaatcaagtatcatctcatgctagcatgcaagtatctacgtgcacaaataaatctttcagatcctcatacaagaacatacaTCGGTTATACTATACTATCCGTCTATCATGTCATCGCTCtgtcataatattcatctatcatgctagcTATATCTAGTATCTGGCCCGTGGGCAAtttcagtagtaagattacttaccttgatgaTAGGTTGAACCAAAAaacaattgaatctttgtgaaattctcaAATCCTTAATCAaacctaaacataaaccaagctttaaaattattAACTCAATCCTAATTCCAAACGGCCAAATATTaccaaatattttcaaataaacttaCCTAAGATGTGGTCCGATTCAAATTCACCTCCAAATGTAGAATTTAAGCCCAAACAATTATTTGAGCAACCAATACCCTTCTAATCTTCACAATCTTGGAATTTAATTCTAGTacataaaccaaaataaatttcaacCTTTAGGTTCACACTCCTAAGAGTAAAATCCCGCTGAAATCCACAACAAAGCTTAATAACTTAATTTGTATAATTTACACTCGAACCAAACAAGTAACAAATTCCCAAATCATACCAAAATCCTTGCCGAAATCACCTTAACTTTGCTTGCTAGCACACCAAAATTCTCTTAAACTCCTTCAAACTATCAAGTCAATCTCCAAAATCCTGATTGAAGtgataattaaacatattatttattggGTAATCAAGATCCTCAACAAACCCATGAAAATAGTTTAGATCTTACCCCAAAACACAAGATTCCATTGAGATTACGCAGTGGTGGCCGATGACTCAAGTGATGGTTGAGGCTTCGACGGCGGCGAAAAATTCGACTGCTAAACGTGGACGGTTGGCTGGGGTGTCGAACGGCCTCACGAAGGCTGAAACCCGAATGATGACCCGTGGTTGGATGACTCCACACGGCGGGCGATCTGGCATGAGGGCTGGGCGAACAGATCGGGATGACTCTACTCGGTGGGCAAGCTGGCTCGTGAAGGGCTGGGGTCGATAAGTCGGACGAACTATAACTCGGCGGGTGAACGGCTGGCATGAAGACTGGGGCGAACAGATCGGGTGGTTGGACGCTACTGGCTTGATCGACGACGAAAGAAGGTGGCTTGATGGCGTCGACGACAGCGTGCGACTTGGTATGAATGGCGGGAGTTGAGGTGGTTGCTAGGGCACGTGAACGACAAGGGGAAAACGAAAGCACAGGGGGAAAGGGGTGGGGtgcgtgaggaagaagaagaaaaagattttttttttatatacaaataacaaaataataataataataacttaaaagaaaatataataaacttttattttattattctccttattctactttattttattaaattcttttccttcccaaaatgaaattaattcttgccattaacttccaaattgaataatttccaacgccaataattaaattttcgcaattacacttaagtccaaaaattaaaaaaatgccctcaattaataaaaactactgatattacataaataataaggGTTGTTACACATATTAAGTATCTTTGTGTTCTTCCTCTCTACAAAGgtcattttgttgaggagttcaATGGAACTATCATAGGGCCACCACCTGTCAAGGCCGATGAATTCCATTTTCTCCTCCTTATTTGATCTCCAGtcttttgtgtaaaaattacTTTCTTTTTCAACAAGAATTTTAAATCTCTTGAACATAGCACACACATCTGATTTCTCATTAACAAAATAAACCCATGTTTTTTCGTCaaaaatcatcaatgaataataaacaataattaTTCTTACCAAAAGAACTTCGTTTGATTGGTCCACAAAGATTAGCGTGAGCTCAATTGTCTCCGTGCTCTTGAGAAAAATTCTTGTGGAAAACTCTTCCTTGATTGTTTGTCATAAAGACAGTCTTCACAAAAGTGATCTAGATGTTAGCATATGGAAAACTTTTTGGTCGTTTCACCGTATGAAACAGAGAGAGATTGTGTCTATAAAGAAAATAGATTCTTTTATTCTTAGAAATTTCTGtatgtacaattttttttttttttgaaataggGATCTTTTCATATATAGCAAAATtgccaacttatttataaatatagaaaaatgaaaaaaatccattttatcATTTTgtgattttgctatatttaaaaatattttcatcgattttgttatttaaaataatttctttttaaataaaatattactaAATTATAAGCTTTGAAAGTAGTACAAATTGCAATTACCCAATATTAAAACCAAAAGTGATTTATTGTTAAAcattattttctaaacaatgacTATAAAATTATgttcatatttaaaatttggctGCTACTTGTGCGGCTGTAACCATTTTTGCTGCAAACTTAGTGTTCCAATTATGAGTTGTCACATGGTAAATTTAGGgagatttttatatatagaaaagtGAGCAAAAGTATTTACAATTTATAGCAAAAAAGATTAAGAAATGGTTACAGtccaaaccaaacccaaaaAAGATGTAAAATACCGGAAAAGCCAGTCCaaacgcaaaaaaaaaaaaaaaaaaaagggagaaaagaCGGTGACCCGACTCGAAACCTTACCCAATCAAGATTAATTGATGGGATTTTCTTCGAGGATTTTTCCCTCCAACGAACGATGCTTCATCTCATCCAGTCCTCTCCATTTCATTGttctctcaaaatcaatttcttcttcttcttcttcgtccaTTGACACTTCTTCACTttcttattttttctaatatattGATTTGAGGAAGATTGTGGCAGCTGTCTTATATTGGTTTATGGTTTTAGGTGCTTAGTCCTTCAACTCACAAACCAACAGTGGAACAGTGGCACTCAAGTCCTCTTTCCCAGCATAAGTCCACTATTGCACACTGTTCTTATCCAACTGCCATAGTCTTCCTTAAAACAATATATTAGCCCCTCACCCTCAAATATCCTTGTGACTGATGTGAATCTAGTCTCTCCCTTCACCCATGTCTCAGCTGAAGCTGCCCCTCTTCCCCAATACCAGATGCAATATCCAGCTCATGTCCAGACAATATAATCACTCAATCTCCCTTACTATCCTTCCCCTTCCTCTCGGTCACTTAGTACTATATCTCCCAATAATCCATATACATCCTCTATTCCTAATCCTCCTCATCCTTTGCAGCCTACTCATCCTATGATCACGAGAGGCAAAGCTGGTATCTTCAAACCAAAAGCTTGGATAAGCACTATCCAATGTGACTCGTCATCAACTGAACCAACACAGGTGTCTGATGCTCTTGCTACACCTCAGTGGAGAAAATCCATGGATACTGAATTTCAAGCTGTCATCAACAATCAGACTTGGCACTTGGTTCCTCCCTCAGCTCTTTCAATGTGCTGGGCAATAAATGGATCTTCAGACTTAAAAAGAATTTGGATGGGTCAATACAAAGATACAAGGCACGACTAGTAGCCAAAGGATTTCATCAGCATCTTGGAATTTATTTCTTTGAGACATTTAGCCCTTGGTCAAAGCATCAACTATAAAGGTTGTTCTATACATTACTATCTCCAAAGGATGAACCCTTCGTCAGCTTAACTTCAACCATGCATTTCTCAATGGGAAACTTACAGAAGATGTGTATATGCATCAACCACCCAAGTATGTAAACTCTGATTTTCCTAATCATGTATGCAAGTTGAACAAAGCTatatatggattgaaataggCCCTTCGGGCCTGGAATGATCTGCTCAATACTACTCTAACTAGCTTGGGATTCATAAACTCGAAGGCAGATGCCTCActttttatactaaattcaaagGGCTCGATTATTCTACTccttgtttatgttgatgatgtaaTAGTGACAGGTAACAACAACTTAATCTCTCAGTTAGTAGCCACTATGGACAACATGTTTGCACTCAAAGATTTGGGCAAGTTGAATTACTTCTTAGGCATACAAGTTCAGTATCTAGAGCATGGTTTTATATTGAATCAGtccaagtattttgatgatcTACTACAGAGGGTTGGTTTTCCAGACTTGAAACCTGCAGCCTCACCTAGTTACTTAGGCAAACACTTGTCTATTTCTGATGGAACTCCCCTCACTGATTAATATCTATATAGAAGTACAATTGGAGCTCTTCAATACCTAACTCACACTCGTCCATACATCACATATATGGTAAGTCATCTCAGTTAATTTCTCAAAGCTCCAATAGATGCTCATTGGTAAGCAATGAAAAGAGTCCTTAGGTATATCAGTGGTACAAGGAACTATGGACTGCTATTTCAACCGAGCCCTTCACTTGAAGTTTCAGCCTACTCAGATGCGGATTGAGCATCAAACATTGATGACCAAAAGTCAGTAGCTGGTTACTGTGTCTTTGTTGGTAGAAATCTTGTCTCGTGGTCTTCAAAGAAACAGACAACAATAGCTCGATCAAGTACCGAGTCGGAGTATCAAGCCCTTGCACACAATGCCTCAGAAAATGTTTGGCTTCAACAACTTCTAAGCAAGATTCAATAGTCTCACTTATCCAAACCAATAATTTGGTGTGACAATGTTAGTGCAGAGCCATTAGTTAACAACCCTGTCTTACACGCTCTGACCAAACATATTGAAATAGACGTCCATTTTGTCAGAGACCTCGTCCTTAAAGGGAAGCCTGAAATCAGGTATGTGCCTTTAGCAGATCAGTTAGCCGATTGCCTCACAAAACCATCGACACACTCTCAATTCTTCAACTTACGATCCAAACTTGGGATAGTTGAACTCCCCACAAGTTTGAAGGGGGATGTTAGAGACTCTACCATGTCAACTAGCAAGGAAGAGTCAAGAAAACACATCAGCTGAAGAATACCATATCGCAAAGGTGAGTCATGAAGGAATATTCCCTTAGTGCTCTAGATTTCTGTAAGGATTGggtaataataaacaaatattcCTTCTCTATGTATTGGGCCATGTGTCCTCTTGCCATTAGTCattcattaaataattttttaattcttttgtaTCCCTAAAATAGGGAATAGTGTATAAATCGGACAGGCTTCCCCTTTCCAAAGAAATCGTGGAATAAGAAGAGGCAAACGATTCCCATTCCCTCTCTATCGTTTAGTTGTCCTGACTCTATCGTACACAAAAAGAGGTAAACGATACAATATACTCTATGTCATTTAGCTTCCTGACTTTATCGTGTACAATAAAGAGGTAAACGATACAATACACTctctatcgtttagctttcCGACTCTATCGTCTATAACaaacaggtaaacgatttaatACACTCGTTGTCGTTTAGCTTTCTGGACTCTATCGTGTACAACGAAGAGGTAAATGATACCAACCACTTCCTCTTTTAATTTCCTAACTTATTTACATCCTTTTCCGTTCGCTGCTTCATTTCCATCCTCGTCTGCTGCTTCTTggtccttttcttctttttcttagtCCTTCTTTCGCTACTGCTTCTTGCCGCATCTTTCTTCTACCACTACATCAGTAATTACTCAACTTCAAAAGGTataactcttttctttctttttttattaatttgtattGATTATAGTTATTAAGCCTAATTATTGTTTCTTATTTAGTGGTAATATTTATTAACCCTAAATTTTGTGTACAGATGATAAGCAACATCAAAAGGAAGACAATTAAAGGAGAagaatcataaaaaaattaaaagaagataCAAACTCAAAAGGGAGAAcaaggaaaaataaaactaaaggTATAAACAAACCtataatagacattgatagtagtgtatcactgtctatcagtgatataagCTGATGGAACACTTTCTCATATATGTTTGGCATGAATATATTTGTTCTGATATTAGATTGTTTGTCTAGGGGCTACTTATTGGAAATTTATATGTtttgatatttgttttgttttcaattaAGTTTGCTTATAGGATCTACTTCTGGTTTTGTCATGTTGTGatataaagaaaagaaatacataaaaagtgatagaagtctatcaatgtctattacaaatagatactaatagactATTATCAGTGTCTATATGTAATATTAAGTGTTCTATGTTGTCTATCACTCATATACTATCAATGTATACATATGTTTTCTTAGATATGTTTATTTGGGGGCTACTTACCGTTGGTGTTTTGATCTTTCTTTTACAGTTGGTGTTTTTATCATTCATAGACTACTTACACTTGATGTCATGCTTTAGTATATAAAAAAGTACTTGATAGATAGTGAAAGacactatcactatctatcacatTTCATGGTTTGCAATAGACAAtatatatcactgatagacaatgatagacttctatctctgtctatcgcCGATAGAGAGTGATAGAATAGACGTCTACCAATGTTCATTGAATAATAATAGTGAGTTATAGTCAATGATAGAATACAGACTAATAGTTGTATGTTTAAACAGGTGAAACAGGAACATAAATATCAAACAATAATGCAAGACCAGATTAAACATTTGACGATAACAATATGCATCTCATTAGATAAAATACAAACTATAAAAAAGCAATTAGATGCATCTCATTAATGAACTCAACTTCACGTCATTTCACGAGTCAAACTTCATGACACAAATAGCGTGGTCGAGGAACCACGACACTGTGGATAAGGAAGAAGCGATAGATGGACGCATGCAGAAAATCAAAGAAGAGAATCGAGGAAGAATCGTAGACCTACACGTGCagaaaatcgaaaaaaaaaaaaatcaaagaagaagTCATACCATGATCGAGGAGGGACATCTTAGATGAAGAAGAACGTCGAGGAAGAAGACGTTGTCGATGAGGAAGAAGATCAAGGAAGAAAGACTTCGATGATGAAGAACGTCGAGGATGAAGCTGAAGAACGATGAGGAAGAAGCCGTAGGTGAGGACACGCGGATTTCAAATCGCAAGGATATTAtgagaattttgaaaaagaagggaCAATTTCGCTTcatttgacaatttttttgctatagattgtaaatatttttgttttttttgttttctctttgtaacaattactcgtaaatttatttacttttaattttttattttatttatgtggtagctggcatgagaaaaaaattgttacaaCCTAGCTGTTGATCTTTACACATATTTATGAGAAAGATGTTGGCATAGAAAGATCAAACAAAGTCCGTAGATGGATTAAATTGGCACAGGGTCTATAAGCATGAAGGtaataaaatgtttgatttcTCCATCAGCAAATGTGTAACCATCTCCGTCCTTATAAAAGAGATCTGTAAGTCGAGCAATATTCAAGATGCAGTCACAAATCACAGTTGGAAACAATTGGGACGATTCTGTATGGTCTTCTATTACATCTTTCCACGCTTTTACCACTTGCAATTTTAGCTCAACTACAGCTTCTTCTTCTGATACTCCATATTGTTTCATGTAGCATTCAATTGCAGAAGCTACATGACCTCTCTCTTGTTCaaactaaaaataatgaaatatgaCAACTTTTAAATGTGTGATTGAAAAATACTTGTAAGTTCTTTCAATCATCTGTCAGTAAAGGAttcattttatctttatatACCTTGTGCGAAGCTATGTCATTGAGGAGCCTACCAATTACTCCAGTTGCTTTAATAAGCATAGGATCAGTTTGAGCCCATTCAAAAATCTCTTTGGAGGCAACATTTCCCAAAGCAATGAAGGAAATTGAAGCAACAACATAGTAGGCTGCAGAAATAATGGCAACTTTCATGTATTCTTCCATTGTTGGTATATACCTTTGGTTGAACCATTTAGCTTCCATCAAATAAGCTCTGCATTGCATTTTCATCTATGCTCCAATATGactcaaaatcaaattagaaaGGGAATATATCTTCTTTTTGCAGAAAAATATATGTGGAATCACATTACAATAGAATTTACCGTTTCTTTTGCATAATCAAATGCAAATGGAATATTGTTATCCTTGCAAATATcttgttcaatctctccataaaCTTCAAGTATAGCTTCATAAAGACCTTTCATGTAATTTGGGAGCATCTTAATACAATTAACATCCCACCTGAAATTTAATCAACAGTCAAGCTAGAAAATTATTTAATCTGACATAAATAAGTAAGAAGGTtttgattatttaatatattttcaaatactaaaaccagaaattttttagaaaaatatcaatttctttCTTCGGTTTAGAGTCTCTTCTTTTCCTTTCGGTCTCCAAGTTTCAAAATGTCACATTTTTTCTCTTAagttttatgttaatttttatttggtccaTAAGTTTCAAATGTTACACTCTCGAgctttattttcatttagtcTATATTTCGTTATATGACATTAAATTTCAGTTTACTATTTTAAAATAACTATGATGTAAcattttttatgttaattttaacaatgatgaaaaaatagagaaaactaATCcagttataattaatttaattcttttaaattagttaatagaaaataaattgagtatttagtgaaaaatgaaggTAAAAGTATAATTTAAAGTCTAAggaccaaattaaaacaaaactcaaaactcaactgtaaaaatttaaaaactaataaaagttaaactcaaaattctagagtaaatgtgtaatattttgaaatttaggaatTTAAATAAACCCAAAGCCCTAGGGAcgaaaaaaacatttttcaaagaaTTTTAGTTTAGAACTAAACCTTTCAATTAAATTGGTGAATAGTTGAAGTTCCTCTAGGGTGGCATAGACATCATACATATCATCAAGAAGAGATATAAAAGCAATAACTTTTGCTAATATTGTTCTAGCATTAGAGTATTTTGGTTCATAGAATATTCCCAATGCCCAAACATAGCACTCCACCCCTCTATCTCTTGCAAAAGGTAATTGCATCCTCAACTTCAGATCCTTCCACCAcctataatatattatttacatCCATAATTAGaacattttttagtttaaaaaaaaataataaaaaaaaaaaaaaaaaaaaaaaagaaaaaaaaaaaaaaactaaaagatagTAGAAAGTTAGTGAAAAGTCTTCACCTTGAAAATTCACCCAATTCTTTCTGGTAAAGTTTTTGGAGAGTATTGAAGTCCAACTTTGCAAATTTGAGCAAAACATTATTATTCTTCAATGCATTGTTTTGATAGAGAGAGATATAGTGCCTATTCATGAACCTTGGCATAGCTTTATAGATTGGCCACTTCAAAGCATATTTAGCTTCTTCTGAGAATGGAGAACTGGAATCCATGGCCATTGCTTTAAGTTGAGTAGTTGTGAAAGCTAATGCTTCATCCAATATATTTTCTCCCTTCATTCTCAAGTGGGATGCTTCATACAAACTAATAAACCAGCTCCATCCTTCACAATTGATTCTTTGAAATCTCCCATTTCATTTGTAAACTTATTGAATATATCTGATGGAAAGTTAGCACTGACTTAGATTTATAAATTTGGTCTTATAATTTTTGGGTTTGTCTACTAAATCTTTAAACGTAAAAACAATGAATATATCTCTAAACTTCGGCGTCTATTTCTAATAGTTCCCTCCTTTAATGTTAGAGGTTCGATTATCCATCCCGCAAGTGTTgtattacaaatttttttttttttaaaaaaatggaatctTTTATAGGCAACCATCTTTATAGACATGTTGAGAATCTCATATTGGAAAAAGGGAGACTTCACAACCTTTTAAGACACATGGGTTTTACTCACCTATTTgccaattgattttgagataaaatctTTTAtaggtcaaaattttgaaattagatCTATAAATAGTAAGTCTATAAAAACAATCTTAAG is from Benincasa hispida cultivar B227 unplaced genomic scaffold, ASM972705v1 Contig716, whole genome shotgun sequence and encodes:
- the LOC120069970 gene encoding LOW QUALITY PROTEIN: (-)-germacrene D synthase-like (The sequence of the model RefSeq protein was modified relative to this genomic sequence to represent the inferred CDS: inserted 1 base in 1 codon), which produces MSFQIVVSDSMTPNNDSLSHGVPRRSANFQPSAWGDHFLSYRYNTLEEEEMVMKQVQEYKEEVRRMFGVAEKYSEKLSLIDSIQRLGLSYHFKDESSEVIDYIQNPTNVDEEDEDLYITALRFRLLRQQGFFVSCDIFNKFTNEMGDFKESIVKDGAGXISLYEASHLRMKGENILDEALAFTTTQLKAMAMDSSSPFSEEAKYALKWPIYKAMPRFMNRHYISLYQNNALKNNNVLLKFAKLDFNTLQKLYQKELGEFSRWWKDLKLRMQLPFARDRGVECYVWALGIFYEPKYSNARTILAKVIAFISLLDDMYDVYATLEELQLFTNLIERWDVNCIKMLPNYMKGLYEAILEVYGEIEQDICKDNNIPFAFDYAKETMKMQCRAYLMEAKWFNQRYIPTMEEYMKVAIISAAYYVVASISFIALGNVASKEIFEWAQTDPMLIKATGVIGRLLNDIASHKFEQERGHVASAIECYMKQYGVSEEEAVVELKLQVVKAWKDVIEDHTESSQLFPTVICDCILNIARLTDLFYKDGDGYTFADGEIKHFITFMLIDPVPI